Proteins encoded together in one Triticum dicoccoides isolate Atlit2015 ecotype Zavitan chromosome 7B, WEW_v2.0, whole genome shotgun sequence window:
- the LOC119339991 gene encoding putative E3 ubiquitin-protein ligase SINA-like 6: MEGGESSGKRASAEEVKSEPEEGEVLMMMQDGGGGGGALVAAESMAPAQIDVRMDLTLLHCQGCLLPLKPPVFKCEAAGHVVCYHCRAVHGTICSRASTHCGELDAVVGAAKVPCPYRVFGCERHVVYHEAADHQRACQCAPCSCPDPACGFAGSRAALLDHFAAVHRRPAVTVRYSRARDIGLSVSHRWNALVGEEDGSVFLVSLGPLGAATAVSLVCVRPDGEAAPQFWCKLSVERLGGNNRDRLVLMASAVSSSALSTGAPAPGQGMFLAVPQELLSGDTLTLTVCIDLIRSAAAAPKSTTPQARTPRRMQ, from the exons ATGGAGGGAGGGGAGAGCAGCGGCAAGAGGGCGAGTGCGGAGGAAGTGAAGTCGGAGCCAGAGGAAGGAGAGGTGCTGATGATGATGCAGgacggaggcggaggaggcggcgcgcTCGTGGCGGCAGAATCCATGGCGCCGGCGCAGATCGACGTGAGGATGGACCTCACGCTGCTCCACTGCCAGGGCTGCCTCCTCCCCCTCAAGCCCCCCGTCTTCAAG TGCGAGGCCGCCGGCCACGTCGTGTGCTACCACTGCCGCGCCGTCCACGGCACCATCTGCAGCCGCGCCAGCACGCACTGCGGCGAGCTGGATGCCGTCGTGGGCGCCGCCAAGGTGCCGTGCCCATACAGGGTGTTCGGCTGCGAGCGCCACGTCGTGTACCACGAGGCCGCGGACCACCAGCGCGCGTGCCAGTGCGCGCCCTGCTCCTGCCCGGACCCGGCGTGCGGCTTCGCGGGCTCCCGCGCGGCGCTCCTCGACCACTTCGCCGCCGTCCACCGGCGCCCCGCCGTCACGGTCCGCTACAGCCGGGCCCGGGACATCGGCCTCTCCGTGTCGCACCGCTGGAACGCGCTCGtcggggaggaggacggcagcgtgttCCTCGTGTCCCTGGGCCCGCTCGGCGCGGCCACCGCCGTGTCGCTGGTCTGCGTCAGGCCGGACGGCGAGGCGGCGCCGCAGTTCTGGTGCAAGCTCTCCGTGGAGCGCCTGGGCGGCAACAACAGGGACAGACTGGTCCTCATGGCCTCGGCGGTGAGCAGCAGCGCGCTGTCCACCGGCGCGCCGGCGCCGGGGCAGGGGATGTTCTTGGCCGTGCCGCAGGAGCTGCTCTCCGGCGACACGCTCACGCTCACCGTCTGCATCGATCTGATCCGGTCTGCTGCCGCCGCTCCCAAGTCGACAACACCACAGGCTAGGACACCGAGGAGGATGCAGTGA